The Caldisalinibacter kiritimatiensis DNA window AGTAAATATATGAACCTAACACCACGGCTTAAAGCAATTGCAAGTTATGTAAAAGAAGGTTCAACAGTAGCCGATATTGGAACAGACCATGGTTATGTACCAGTTTTTTTAATAGAAAATAAAATCGCTAGTAGTGCCATAGCGGCTGATGTAAATGAAGGACCGCTGAACAATGCTGAAGCTTATATTGAAGAAAAGGAATTAAGTGATAAAATTGAAACTAGACTAGGAGATGGATTAAAAGCTTTAAAGCCTAATGAAGTCGATACAGTTATAATAGCTGGTATGGGAGGCACATTGATAGCTAATATTTTAAAGGAATCTAAGGAAGTTGCCGATAAAATAGATAGATTTATTTTACAGCCGATGGTGGCTTCAGATGAATTAAGGAAATATCTTTACAACAATAATTATAAAATTGTAGATGAAAAATTAATTAGAGAAGGAAAAAGAATCTACGAAATAATATGTGCAGAACATGGTGCTGAAGAAGTTGAAGATGAAAT harbors:
- a CDS encoding tRNA (adenine(22)-N(1))-methyltransferase; translation: SKYMNLTPRLKAIASYVKEGSTVADIGTDHGYVPVFLIENKIASSAIAADVNEGPLNNAEAYIEEKELSDKIETRLGDGLKALKPNEVDTVIIAGMGGTLIANILKESKEVADKIDRFILQPMVASDELRKYLYNNNYKIVDEKLIREGKRIYEIICAEHGAEEVEDEIYYDIGEKLIEKNDELLKDFIEMKMNKLSNIIKNLENASSTQGKKKYEKLNRKYNQYKELIDSI